The following nucleotide sequence is from Peribacillus sp. ACCC06369.
CCAAACATGGGCGGCGGCGAGAATGGGGCTGCCTTGCAGTCCCCTAACATGGTGAATGACGAGAATGGAGCAACTCCTGGTATGAACGGGAACATGGGGCAACAAGGGACAGATAACAGCAGCTCATCCAAAAATACGATCATTCTATCTTCCGTGCTCCTACTCTTATTATTTGGTGCAATGGTCTTTGCCCACTTCTTTAAACGGAGAGGTAAAAAAGGATAGACCATGCCCTTCCAATACGAAAAAGGTATCCCAAAATATTCGGGATACCTTTTTTATTGCTTTGGCGTAAAGCCATCCATTATTTTCGTCGATGACTTTAGACCAAGAACTTAAACTATATCGTTTTTCCGCCTTCCTAATACTTTAACCGGGTTATTCCTCCACCTTTTAATAATTTTTAATTGCTAATCAATATAAAATACCCTTATTTGGTATAAAATAGTAAAATAGAGAGGTAAATGAAACTCTATTCAGAGGGATTTGTTTACTTGTTTATCATTTGAAATTAGAGGGTAAAGATTTCCACTATTACTTTATCCGATCGTTCTGCTTCAATTTTATCAAAACGTGTCGGTGTCAGGGGGGGAACGGATGAAAAGAAATCATACGATGATGCAATTTTTCGAGTGGCATCTTGAGGCAGATGGTTCTCATTGGGAAAGATTGAAATATGCAGCCTCCAAGTTGAAGGATATAGGAATTGATTGCGTCTGGCTTCCGCCGGTTACCAAAGGGCAATCCATTGGGGATAACGGGTATGGAATATATGATGGATACGATTTGGGGGAATTTGACCAAAAAGGAACCGTTCGTACCAAATACGGAACCAAAGATGAATTGCTTCAAGCAATAGCCACCTGTCATAACTACGGACTTTGCGTTTATATCGATTTAGTCATGAATCACAAGGCAGGAGCAGATGGAACCGAAAAAATAGAAGTCATTGAAGTCAATCCAGACAATCGTATGGAAGATATTTCAGAACCTTTTGAAATTGAAGGCTGGACAACATTCGATTTTCCAGGCCGTAAAAATAAATACTCTGATTTTAAGTGGAACCATACTCATTTTAATGGGACTGACTACGATGCCGAAAACGACAAAATGGGTGTATATCGAATCACAGGCGAAAATAAACACTGGAGTAAGCATGTCATCGATGAATTCGGAAACTATGATTATTTAATGTTTGCCAACATCGATTACAGTCTGCCAGAAGTTCGGCGGGAAATGATTAACTGGGGAAAATGGATGGTTGATACGTTAAAGTGTGATGGTTTTCGTTTGGACGCCGTTAAACATATTGATTATGAATTCATCAATGAGTTTCTACAAGAACTCATTCCTTATACAAAGGAACATTTCTTCATGGTCGGCGAATTTTGGAAGGCGGATGTTAAAGCTTGTCAAACTTACTTAGAGCAAACCAATCATGACCTCAACTTGTTCGATGTTTCCCTGCATTATAAATTTCATGAGGCTTCAAAAGCAGGAACTGACTTCGACCTCTCAACCATCTTTGATGATACCCTCGTCCAAACCAATCCGGCGCAGGCTGTCACTTTTGTCGACAATCATGACTCCCAACCTCATGAATCACTGGAATCCTGGGTAAAGGACTGGTTTAAACCATCGGCATATGCTCTTATCCTGCTTAGACTTTGCGGTTATCCCTGTGTCTTTTACGGGGACTATTATGGAATCGGCGGGCCTTCTCCGGTACCTGGTAAACAGGATATTCTCGATCGCCTCTTATATGCAAGGCATGAAAAAGCTTACGGGGAACAGACGGACTATTTTGATGATCATAATACGATTGGCTGGGTCCGGCTCGGGGTTGAAGAGCTAGAAGGCTCGGGGTGTGCGGTCGTTATCTCCAATGGTGATCACAACAGTGAAAAAAGGATGTTCGTCGGTAAACATCGGGCTGGTGAAATCTGGAGTGATTTAACCTGTCATCGAGATGACCACATTACCATTGAAGAAGATGGTTACGCGACCTTTCCCGTTCATGGGAAAAGCGTATCCGTATGGGCCTTGAATGATGCACCGCTTAAAGCAACA
It contains:
- a CDS encoding alpha-amylase, producing the protein MKRNHTMMQFFEWHLEADGSHWERLKYAASKLKDIGIDCVWLPPVTKGQSIGDNGYGIYDGYDLGEFDQKGTVRTKYGTKDELLQAIATCHNYGLCVYIDLVMNHKAGADGTEKIEVIEVNPDNRMEDISEPFEIEGWTTFDFPGRKNKYSDFKWNHTHFNGTDYDAENDKMGVYRITGENKHWSKHVIDEFGNYDYLMFANIDYSLPEVRREMINWGKWMVDTLKCDGFRLDAVKHIDYEFINEFLQELIPYTKEHFFMVGEFWKADVKACQTYLEQTNHDLNLFDVSLHYKFHEASKAGTDFDLSTIFDDTLVQTNPAQAVTFVDNHDSQPHESLESWVKDWFKPSAYALILLRLCGYPCVFYGDYYGIGGPSPVPGKQDILDRLLYARHEKAYGEQTDYFDDHNTIGWVRLGVEELEGSGCAVVISNGDHNSEKRMFVGKHRAGEIWSDLTCHRDDHITIEEDGYATFPVHGKSVSVWALNDAPLKATPL